From Solibacillus sp. FSL W7-1464:
GCATCACGTAATGCCGTGCGAATTTCCACATTTGCCGCTTCCGCTACTTTGCGAATGATCGGGTTGTTAATCATAGCATCCCCGCACCAGTCTTCCGTAATCGCCAAAATATGGATATTGGCACTTTTCAGCTTTTCAATAAAAGCAGTATCTTCCGGAAGTTCAAAGCCCTCGTAAATTGCAAAGCTTTGTTCTTTCAGTTGAGACATTGCATCCATATATTCTCTCATCGACTGGCTCTCTTCAAAATATTGTTGTTCTGTTTTCATATATATACCACCTTTCAAATTCTCTCTTCTATTTTGCACGTTTTAAAGAAAAAAAGAAAGTTTTATGTGTCAAAATTGTTACACAATAATACAATTCGAAATTTTCAAAACAAGTTACATAAAACAGCAAATTTTTAATATTTTCGAGCATATAAAACCAATTCAATATTTTATAGAAATAATATTAACTTATAGTAAAATAATTAAAAATTTTCTTAATTGTTTTACTTATTAGTATCTATAAAAAATTTTTAATCTAGTATATATTTCTTATAAATATTCTGATATATTAAAATAACGCATCAAAAAATTATCAGAAAATTTAATTTACATGATTTTCTAGGAGGGGTTATTTATGAAACGCAATAAAAAGGTCGCATTGACTGCTACAGCACTTTCATTATCTGCATTACTTGCAGCATGTGGCGGTGGAGAAGAAACAAAATCTACATCATCTGGAGATGGTGAAAAAGAATTAGATCTATTAATTACATCTGAGCCGCCTTCATTACATCCACAATTAGCTTCAGATACAACTTCTGGTGCTATTTTAGAAAGTACATTTGAAGGTTTAACAACAATGGTTGAAGGCGGGCCGGTTCTAGCTGCCGCTGAAGACTATAAAGTATCGGATGACCTATTAACTTACACATTCACTTTACGTGACGCACAATGGTCAAATGGTGAAAAAGTAACGGCTGATGATTTTGCATACGCTTGGAAATGGGCATTAAACCCGGAAAATGCGTCAGAATATTCTTCAATCCTTTACGCTATTAAAGGAGCAGAGGCATACAATACTGGTAAAGGCACTGCTGAAGATGTGGCGATTAACGTAATCGATGAAAAAACATTGGAAGTAACGTTAAACGCTCCAACTCCATATTTCTTGGAATTAACAGCTTTCAAAACATTCTACCCAATTCATAAAGCAACAGCTGAAGCGGATCCAAAATGGTACACAGAAGCAGATACATATGTATCAAACGGTGCATTCAACTTAACTACTTGGAACCATTCAGGTGATATCGTTTTAGAGAAGAGCGATACTTACTGGGATACGAAAAACGTAGATATCGATACAGTTAACATTGCAATGGTTGAGTCTGAAACAACTCAAATGACAATGTTTGACGCTGGCGAAATCGATTTCCTTGGAGCTCCTTACGGGACAATTTCTCTTGATGCAATCGACCGCTTAAAATCAGAAGACAAATTAAATGTTTCTGATATGTCATCTATTTACTGGTACAAGTTCAATACAGAAGATCCAGTAATGCAAAACGAAAACATTCGTAAAGCATTAGCATTGTCAATCGACCGTGAAAGCTTAATCAGTAATATTGTAAAAGGTGAACAAGAACCTGCATTAGGTATCGTACCAAACTCTGTTGAAGGCTTCGGCGATGACGAAGGTTACTTCAAAGATGCTGATTTCGATGAAGCAAAAAAATATTTAGATGCTGGTTTGAAAGAATTAGGATTAGCTAGCGCTAAAGATTTAGAAGTAAAAGTTTCATACAACACTTCTGAAGCACACTCTGCTATCGCACAATTCATTCAACAAGGCTGGTCATCGAATTTAGGTATTACTGTTAAACTTGATAACTCGGAGTGGCAAGTATACTTAGATAAAATCGGCAATGGCGATTACCAAATCGGTCGTCTTGGCTGGGGCGCTGACTACAATGATGCATATACATTCCTTGAAATGTACAACTCTGCTGAAAACGGCAATAACCAAACTGGCTGGTCAAACGATGAGTACACTGCATTATTGAATGAATCAATCACTGAAACAGATCCGGCAAAACGTACGGAAAAACTATTGGCTGCTGAAGCAGTAATCATGGAAGAAATGCCTGTAGCACCAATTTACTACAACACGAACTTAAACGTTGTATCTGATGAAGTAGAAAATATGGTTCCAGATGCTTTAGGTAACATTAACCTGAAATACGTTAAAGTGAAGTAATTTTAACTATTTAGTATTTACTCCTGCGATGGACGAGATCATTTCAAAAATCATCGTAAATAGGGAGTGCCTCGAAATTATATTTCGGGCACTCCCTTTCATAGTTTTATCAAATATTCAAAATAGTATAAAAAGGAGGTACGGACATTGCTTAACTTTATTATTAAACGATTACTCTATATCGTACTTGCAATGTACTTAATTATTACAGCGACGTTCTTCTTAATGCAGCTTGCTCCCGGTAGCCCGTTTACTAGCGAACGTGAACTGCCCCCTGCCATCGAAGAACAATTAAACGCGAAATACGGGTTGGATAATCCTTGGTATATCCAATATAAAGATTATTTAGTAGACACAATGACATTTGATTTTGGGGAGTCGATGAAATACAAAGGCCGTTCCACAAATGACATTATCGCAGAAAGCTTCCCTGTATCACTTGCTTTAGGTCTTCAGGCGATGGTTTTAGCCATTGGTCTTGGCGTATTGCTCGGCGTTATTTCTGCACTGTACCATAATCGCTTTGGAGATTATGCCGCAACCATTTTTGCAATTTTAGGGATTTCGGTTCCTTCATTCATTTTAGCCGGACTCCTGCAGTATTACTTGGCATTTGAAGCTGGCTGGTTCCCGGTAAGTGGCTGGAAAGGATTCGCCTATACGATCTTACCTTCGCTGGCAATCGCCGTTACCCATGCCGGATTTATTGCTAAACTTACGCGTTCTAGTATGTTGGAGCAAAACAATAGTGAGTATGTAAAGCTTGCTCGTGCAAAAGGTCTAGGAAAATGGACAATTGTGTTCAAGCACTCTTTACGTAATGCATTATTGCCGGTTGTAACGTATTTAGGTCCACTGTTTGCAGGTGTTATTACAGGTTCGTTCGTCATTGAACAGATTTTTGCGGTACCAGGACTTGGCCGCCACTTCGTAACAAGTATTACAAACCGTGACTATACGGTAATTATGGGTACGACAGTGTTCTATTCACTAATTTTATTGCTGGCTGTGTTAATCGTAGACATTTTATACAGTGTCATCGATCCACGTATTAAATTGAAAGGAGCGAAAAAATAATGGCTCAAAACGAACAGCAAATACCAAAAGTATCAGCTGACATGTTCGATGTTGTCGGTCGTTCAGAAAATACAGATGCCCTTTCTAAAAAGCAAGTATCTTATTGGAAAGAAGTATTTTATCGCTTCTCTCATAACAAGTTAGCTGTACTAGGGTTAATCCTTTTAGTTCTGATAGCAGGATTTGCAATTTTTGCACCAATGTTCTCTTCTTATACATATGAACAGAATGTCGGATTATACAATACCGCTCCTTCTGCAACACATTGGTTCGGTACGGATGACCTTGCGCGCGACATTTTTGTCCGTGCCTGGGAAGGTGCCCGAATTTCATTGTTCATCGGTATTACTGCTGCTGTAATTGATTTGATCATCGGTGTTTTATGGGGAAGTATTGCAGGTTTGGCTGGTGGACGTGTCGATAATATCATGATGCGTATCGCAGACGTATTAACGGCAATCCCTTATTTATTAGTAGTAATTATTTTATTGGTAATTATGGAGCCTGGTTTAGTTCCTATGATTATCGCCCTTTCCATTACAGGTTGGGTAAACATGGCACGAATTGTACGAAGTGAAGTACTGAAAATCAAAAATCAGGAGTACGTACTTGCAGCCCGTACATTAGGCGCAAATCAATGGCACATCATTAAACGTCACTTAATCCCAAATGCAATGGGTGCTATTTTAGTAACAATGACAATGACTATTCCAAGTGCAATTTTCACAGAGAGTTTCTTAAGCTACTTAGGTTTAGGGGTTCAGGCTCCTTTAGCCAGCTGGGGTACGATGGCCTCTGAAGGTTTCAAAGCACTTCAATCTGCACCATGGCGATTATTGTTCCCTGCAGCTTTAATCTCGATTACAATATTCGCATTTAACGCAGTTGGGGACGGCTTACGTGACGCACTTGATCCGAAATTACGTAAATAAGGAGAGTGTACGCAATGAAGAAAAAAGTATTAGAAGTAAACGACTTACGTATTAATTTCAAAACGTACGCTGGCGTCGTACAAGCCGTACGCGGAGTAAGCTTTGAATTATACGAAGGCGAAACATTGGCAATCGTTGGTGAATCCGGTTCCGGAAAATCCGTAACGAGCAATGCACTGATGAAGTTAATTCCACAGCCACCGGGTATTTATGCCGGTGGTGAAATTAACTTCAATGGCCGCAATATTATCCCTTTATCTGAAAAGGAAATGATGAAAGTACGCGGAAATGATATTTCAATGATTTTCCAGGATCCTATGACGGCATTAAACCCGACAATGAGAATCGGGAAGCAAATTACCGAAGTACTGTTGAAGCATAATAAAGTTACAACTAAGGACGACGCAAAAAAACGTGCGATTGAATTACTTGATCAAGTAGGTATCCCTTACCCTGAAAAACGTTATAAATCTTACCCTCACGAACTGTCCGGCGGGATGCGTCAACGTGTTGTTATTGCCATTGCTCTTGCAGCAGATCCAAAGCTTTTAATTGCCGATGAGCCGACGACAGCACTTGATGTAACGATTCAGGCACAAATTTTAGAGCTGATGAAAGAGCTACAAAAGAAATCGAATACATCGATTATTTTCATCACACATGACCTGGGTGTTGTAGCAAATGTAGCAGATAGAGTTGCGGTAATGTATGCCGGTCAAATCGTAGAGTATGGTACAGTAGAAGACATTTTCTACAACCCGCAGCACCCGTACACTTGGGGACTGCTTGGATCTATGCCGGACTTGAACAACTCTACAGATGAGCTGTTAATGGCGATTCCGGGTTCACCGCCAAACTTGATTGAACCACCTAAAGGCGATGCATTTGCCCCTCGTAATGAGTTTGCAATGAAAATCGACTTTGAGATGGAACCGCCAATGTTTAAAGTTTCGGATACACATTATGCTAAAACTTGGCTACTGCATCCTGATGCACCAAAAATGCCAGTCCCTGATGCGGTAGCACGCCGTATTAAAGGCTATCAACAGGAGGGCATGTAATCATGGCAAATAAAATATTAGAAGTTAAAGGCCTAAAACAATATTTTGGCACTGCCAAGCAACCGATTAAAGCGATCGATGGCATCTCCTTTGATGTATATGAAGGCGAAACATTAGGTTTAGTTGGAGAATCCGGCTGCGGTAAATCAACGACGGGCCGTTCAATTATCCGCCTTTACGATATTACAGAAGGCCAAATTACCTTCAGAGGCAAGAATATATCGGAAATGAAGTCACGAAAAGAATTGATGCAGTTCAACCGTGAAATGCAAATGATTTTCCAGGATCCTTATGCGAGTTTAAATCCTCGTATGACGGCCGGTGAATTAATTGCGGAAGGTTTTGACATCCATGGTCTGTATAAAAACAAAAAAGAACGTCAAGCTCGTATTGGTGAGTTATTGGAAGCAGTCGGACTGACACGCGAGCACGCTAACCGTTATGCCCACGAGTTTTCCGGTGGGCAGCGTCAACGTATCGGTATTGCCCGTGCGCTTAGTCTAGATCCAAGCTTCATCATTGCCGATGAGCCGATTTCTGCGCTTGATGTTTCCATTCAGGCACAGGTAGTAAACTTACTGAAGCAGCTTCAGAAAGAACGTGGATTAACTTATTTATTCATCGCCCATGATTTATCGATGGTAAAGTATATATCAGACCGAATCGCGGTTATGTATCGCGGAAAAATATTAGAACTTGGCAGTGCGGATGAGATTTACAACAATCCAATCCACCCGTATACGAAGTCTTTATTATCTGCAGTTCCTCAGCCGGATCCGGCATATGAACGCAGCCGTACACGTATTCCGTACAAACATGTTGAACATGATCCGGCAGCTCAAGTAATCGAAGCCCGCCCTGGCCATTTTGTCTTTGGCACAGATGCACAAGTGAAAGACTGGGCTAAATAAAAAACAAATAAAAACTCCTTCACGAGGCAATGTGAAGGAGTTCTTTCTATTATATAAGGAAATTTCCAATGACTATGACTTAATAATTAAAATGATTCAGATGTTGTTTTCGCTTGCATATGCAATGTTAAATAATCCGGTCCGCCTGCTTTAGAGTCAGTACCTGACATGTTGAAGCCGCCAAATGGCTGGTAACCAACGATTGCACCTGTACAGCCGCGGTTGAAATAAAGGTTTCCAACATGGAACTCTTCGCGAGCATACTCCAAGTTCATACGGTCATTTGTAATAACTGCACCTGTTAAGCCGTATTCCGTGTTGTTTGCAATATCAATCGCTTCTTCAAATGAATCTGCTTTTGTAATGGCTACAACCGGACCGAAGATTTCTTCTTTCATAATACGCGCTTCCGGGT
This genomic window contains:
- a CDS encoding ABC transporter ATP-binding protein yields the protein MANKILEVKGLKQYFGTAKQPIKAIDGISFDVYEGETLGLVGESGCGKSTTGRSIIRLYDITEGQITFRGKNISEMKSRKELMQFNREMQMIFQDPYASLNPRMTAGELIAEGFDIHGLYKNKKERQARIGELLEAVGLTREHANRYAHEFSGGQRQRIGIARALSLDPSFIIADEPISALDVSIQAQVVNLLKQLQKERGLTYLFIAHDLSMVKYISDRIAVMYRGKILELGSADEIYNNPIHPYTKSLLSAVPQPDPAYERSRTRIPYKHVEHDPAAQVIEARPGHFVFGTDAQVKDWAK
- a CDS encoding ABC transporter ATP-binding protein, with amino-acid sequence MKKKVLEVNDLRINFKTYAGVVQAVRGVSFELYEGETLAIVGESGSGKSVTSNALMKLIPQPPGIYAGGEINFNGRNIIPLSEKEMMKVRGNDISMIFQDPMTALNPTMRIGKQITEVLLKHNKVTTKDDAKKRAIELLDQVGIPYPEKRYKSYPHELSGGMRQRVVIAIALAADPKLLIADEPTTALDVTIQAQILELMKELQKKSNTSIIFITHDLGVVANVADRVAVMYAGQIVEYGTVEDIFYNPQHPYTWGLLGSMPDLNNSTDELLMAIPGSPPNLIEPPKGDAFAPRNEFAMKIDFEMEPPMFKVSDTHYAKTWLLHPDAPKMPVPDAVARRIKGYQQEGM
- a CDS encoding ABC transporter permease, with product MAQNEQQIPKVSADMFDVVGRSENTDALSKKQVSYWKEVFYRFSHNKLAVLGLILLVLIAGFAIFAPMFSSYTYEQNVGLYNTAPSATHWFGTDDLARDIFVRAWEGARISLFIGITAAVIDLIIGVLWGSIAGLAGGRVDNIMMRIADVLTAIPYLLVVIILLVIMEPGLVPMIIALSITGWVNMARIVRSEVLKIKNQEYVLAARTLGANQWHIIKRHLIPNAMGAILVTMTMTIPSAIFTESFLSYLGLGVQAPLASWGTMASEGFKALQSAPWRLLFPAALISITIFAFNAVGDGLRDALDPKLRK
- a CDS encoding peptide ABC transporter substrate-binding protein — translated: MKRNKKVALTATALSLSALLAACGGGEETKSTSSGDGEKELDLLITSEPPSLHPQLASDTTSGAILESTFEGLTTMVEGGPVLAAAEDYKVSDDLLTYTFTLRDAQWSNGEKVTADDFAYAWKWALNPENASEYSSILYAIKGAEAYNTGKGTAEDVAINVIDEKTLEVTLNAPTPYFLELTAFKTFYPIHKATAEADPKWYTEADTYVSNGAFNLTTWNHSGDIVLEKSDTYWDTKNVDIDTVNIAMVESETTQMTMFDAGEIDFLGAPYGTISLDAIDRLKSEDKLNVSDMSSIYWYKFNTEDPVMQNENIRKALALSIDRESLISNIVKGEQEPALGIVPNSVEGFGDDEGYFKDADFDEAKKYLDAGLKELGLASAKDLEVKVSYNTSEAHSAIAQFIQQGWSSNLGITVKLDNSEWQVYLDKIGNGDYQIGRLGWGADYNDAYTFLEMYNSAENGNNQTGWSNDEYTALLNESITETDPAKRTEKLLAAEAVIMEEMPVAPIYYNTNLNVVSDEVENMVPDALGNINLKYVKVK
- a CDS encoding ABC transporter permease codes for the protein MLNFIIKRLLYIVLAMYLIITATFFLMQLAPGSPFTSERELPPAIEEQLNAKYGLDNPWYIQYKDYLVDTMTFDFGESMKYKGRSTNDIIAESFPVSLALGLQAMVLAIGLGVLLGVISALYHNRFGDYAATIFAILGISVPSFILAGLLQYYLAFEAGWFPVSGWKGFAYTILPSLAIAVTHAGFIAKLTRSSMLEQNNSEYVKLARAKGLGKWTIVFKHSLRNALLPVVTYLGPLFAGVITGSFVIEQIFAVPGLGRHFVTSITNRDYTVIMGTTVFYSLILLLAVLIVDILYSVIDPRIKLKGAKK